aagaaatgttaataGACAATCCGCATGCTTATAAATAAGCATCTATAACAACGATCCTTGTAAGGAGATAAGGGGAAATGGCCAACATGAATACCACCTTTGTACTTCTTCTTAATCTTCTTTACCTTCTTTTGATAACCGAATCTATTTCACTTGAAGCTGTACCATCCAATTCTATTGCTGTAAATGCCAACGTGCGTTGCATTGAGATAGAGAGGATAGCCCTTCAAAAATTCAGAAAAGGTCTTAAGGATCCATTCAATAGGCTTTCTTCTTGGGTGGGTCAAGATTGTTGCAATTGGGAAGGCATAGGTTGTAGCAATCAAACGAGCAACGTAGTAAAGTTTGATCTTGGAAGCTCAAATCTATGTGGTTTTGGAGGAGGAAGCCAATATACTCCTGATCAGCCTAATTGTTTGAGTGGTAAGTTAGATCCTTCTTTACAAAATCTGAAATATTTGAGTTACTTAAACCTAAGCAACATCAATTTCCAAGGATTATCATTCCCATATTTCCTTGGCTCTCTCAAGAAGCTGACATTCCTTGACCTTTCCTTTACAATGTTTTCTGGAGTAGTGTCTCCCAGTCTTGGAAATTTAACAAATTTGAGCTATCTTAATCTCATTCCATCTCAATTTTCTGAAAGAACTCTTTCGGTTTCAAATATATATTGGCTCACCAATCTCTCTTCCTTACAATACTTGAATTTGCAAAACATAGACCTTAGCAAAGCAGAAACTCATTGGCTGCAAGTTGTTAACATGCTTCCTTCACTATCAGAGTTGTATTTGTCAAGTTGTGGTCTTCATCATCTCCCTCAAACTCTTCCATTTGTGAATTTTACGTCCCTGTCGGTCCTTGATCTCTCAAATAATGGCTTCAACTCTTCTTCTATTCCCCCATGGTTGTTTAATCTTACTGCCCTCATTAATCTCAGGATCAATTTATGTGACCTAAAAGGCCCCATCCCTAACATAGCAAGGGCTAGCCTATGCAATTTGAAGAATTTAGATATGTCGTTCAATTTTTTTATCGGTGGCCCAATAACTGAATTTATCCAAGCATTATCCGGATGTGGCAACCATAGACTAGAACAATTAAATTTGGGATCAAACCAACTTAGTGGTGTTTTGCCTCCTTCCTTGGggtattttacacatttaagaGAGCTCCATCTCACCAACAACTCATTCTCAGGCCCAATTCCATCAAGTATACAACATTTATCACGTTTGGAGATACTAGATCTCTCTCACAACTTGATGAATGGAACCATCCCAGAATTTATTGGACAACTTACTGAGTTGAGCACTTTGGCTCTCTTCAGTAATTCTTGGGAAGGTACCATGACTGAAACTCATTTCCTAAATCTCAAAAAACTAACTTGGTTTTCCTTGTCATCAACTAGGAAATCCTTAGTTCTCAATGACTGCCAAAATGTCCTAATCAATGACTGCCAATTGGGTCCTGCATTCCCGGCATGGCTCAAAACTCAGAAGAATCTTCTTGAGATCTCCCTTGTAAACTCTTCAATTTCAGCTAAAATACCAAATTGGTTGTGGAATTTGTCTTCGTTGCCTTGGAAATTAGATCTTTCTCATAACCAATTGAGGGGAGACCTTCCTAAGTCATTATCTTTTGAGTGGGTAGATCTAAGTTACAATAATTTAACCGGTTCACTCCCACTGTGGCCTAGTGTGTCGTATCTCTCATTAAGGAAAAACCTTCTTTCTGGACCATTACCAGTAAACATCTTCCAACGTATGAAAAAATTGGTCACCCTAGATCTTGCAGGAAACTTTCTAAATGGTAGTATCCCCTCATTGACCATTGGGCCGACGGGCTTGTGGTTTGTTGATTTATCGGACAATCTTTTATCTGGAAACATCCCCAGGCATTGGATGAGTATGCAAAATTTAGCGGCCATTGATCTGTCGCGAAACAATCTATTGGGTAACATCCCAACCTCATTGTGCTCACTACCTACTCTTAATTGGTTGCAACTAAGTTACAACAATTTTTCTGGAGACCTCTTTTCCACCTTGCAAAACTGCTCGAGCTTATATGCACTTGATGTTGGAGGTAATAGATTCTCAGGAACTTTGCCAAAATGGATTGGAAAAAGGCTACCTTCAATATCAGAATTGCGCCTACGAGGAAACCTGCTCTCAGGACCCATTTTGGAACAATTGTGTTTTCTCGCTCGTCTACATGTTTTGGACTTTggacataataattttttaggatCTATCCCTACTTGTTTGGGCAATTTGGCTGGTTTGAAATCTTTGGTTCAATATTCTATATCACCAATCCGTAGTCGCCTTCTTCCACTAACCTACTTGGAGCATATGGATTTGACTGCAAAGGGTGCCCAACGTGAATATTACAGTCAAATTTTCTTGATGAATAGTATAGATCTTTCAAGAAACAATCTAACTGGAGAGATTCCTGAAGCACTAACAAAGCTCTCATTACTAATTACCttaaatttgtcatggaatcaATTGACCGGAAAGATACCAGAGAATATGGAAGTATTGCATGGTTTAGAAACTCTTGACCTCTCATGCAACCATCTTTCAGGTCCCATTCCTCCAAGTATGTCTTCTTTGACTTTTTTAAGTCATTTGAACTTGTCATATAACAACTTGTCTGGACCTATTCCATCAGCCAACCAATTTCAAACTTTCATTGATCCGTTCATTTATGAGGGTAACCCACAACTCTGCGGGCCTCCATTGATAACAAATTGCTCATTATTGCCAAGTGATGGGGATACAGAAGCTGTAGATGAAGGCAATGAGGAATTCAGGTCTGAAAAGTTATGGTTCTATGTAAGTGTTGTTTTGGGGTTCATTGTGGGATTTTGGATTGTTTGCGGTAGTTTGGTGATAAAGAAGTCTTGGAGACATGCTTACTTCAATTTTgttgatgaaaagaaaaataggcTTTTTGTGGCTGTCAAAGTTAATATGGCACGTTTGCAAGGGAAGATTGAAGCATAGAGACGCAAAGATTGAAGgtaatccaaaaaagaaatcactTTGTAGCTTCTTTTTTGTGACTTCATTTCGTCTTTTTGAtttctctttattatttattggtgCAGTTATGCTTCATTATCAGATGGAAGTCTTAGTATTTGGAGATCCTATGATTTACAGTACGTGTTTCTTCAGTTCATGCATATGGAGAAGTACTCTATTAGAGATTAAGTTATGTTAGTTTGTTTATTGTAACATAGATAGTTGTGTAGTTGTATCAATGGAAAAGCTCAGGCGTGGTATTTTCATTA
This genomic stretch from Quercus robur chromosome 4, dhQueRobu3.1, whole genome shotgun sequence harbors:
- the LOC126722524 gene encoding receptor-like protein EIX2 translates to MANMNTTFVLLLNLLYLLLITESISLEAVPSNSIAVNANVRCIEIERIALQKFRKGLKDPFNRLSSWVGQDCCNWEGIGCSNQTSNVVKFDLGSSNLCGFGGGSQYTPDQPNCLSGKLDPSLQNLKYLSYLNLSNINFQGLSFPYFLGSLKKLTFLDLSFTMFSGVVSPSLGNLTNLSYLNLIPSQFSERTLSVSNIYWLTNLSSLQYLNLQNIDLSKAETHWLQVVNMLPSLSELYLSSCGLHHLPQTLPFVNFTSLSVLDLSNNGFNSSSIPPWLFNLTALINLRINLCDLKGPIPNIARASLCNLKNLDMSFNFFIGGPITEFIQALSGCGNHRLEQLNLGSNQLSGVLPPSLGYFTHLRELHLTNNSFSGPIPSSIQHLSRLEILDLSHNLMNGTIPEFIGQLTELSTLALFSNSWEGTMTETHFLNLKKLTWFSLSSTRKSLVLNDCQNVLINDCQLGPAFPAWLKTQKNLLEISLVNSSISAKIPNWLWNLSSLPWKLDLSHNQLRGDLPKSLSFEWVDLSYNNLTGSLPLWPSVSYLSLRKNLLSGPLPVNIFQRMKKLVTLDLAGNFLNGSIPSLTIGPTGLWFVDLSDNLLSGNIPRHWMSMQNLAAIDLSRNNLLGNIPTSLCSLPTLNWLQLSYNNFSGDLFSTLQNCSSLYALDVGGNRFSGTLPKWIGKRLPSISELRLRGNLLSGPILEQLCFLARLHVLDFGHNNFLGSIPTCLGNLAGLKSLVQYSISPIRSRLLPLTYLEHMDLTAKGAQREYYSQIFLMNSIDLSRNNLTGEIPEALTKLSLLITLNLSWNQLTGKIPENMEVLHGLETLDLSCNHLSGPIPPSMSSLTFLSHLNLSYNNLSGPIPSANQFQTFIDPFIYEGNPQLCGPPLITNCSLLPSDGDTEAVDEGNEEFRSEKLWFYVSVVLGFIVGFWIVCGSLVIKKSWRHAYFNFVDEKKNRLFVAVKVNMARLQGKIEA